In the Victivallis sp. Marseille-Q1083 genome, one interval contains:
- a CDS encoding low specificity L-threonine aldolase, with translation MRENFQQLVGDNCSGVCPEALAAIAEANQGSAASYGEDRWTALACEKLREWFETDCEIFFVFNGTAANGLALAHLCRSYQSIVCTAVSHIETDECGGPEFFTHGAKLLHAGSGSGKLTVPDIERVVRKRRDIHYPRPRVVSLTQATELGTVYSVDELKTLGAAAAEHRLRLHMDGARFVNAVAELGVKPREISWECGVDVLSLGGTKNGLLGSEAVIFFNRELAGEFDFRCKQAGQLASKMRFMAAQWLGVLDGDVLLANAKHANAMAERLAEGMLRLGRAPMFRRQANSVFVELPERAMAHLKKCGWLFYTFIGAGGARFMCSWNTSPETVDRFLEDLKQGLAE, from the coding sequence ATGCGTGAAAATTTTCAACAGTTGGTCGGTGACAATTGTTCCGGTGTCTGTCCGGAGGCTTTGGCGGCGATTGCCGAAGCCAACCAGGGCAGCGCCGCTTCTTATGGCGAAGACCGCTGGACCGCTTTGGCCTGTGAGAAACTGCGGGAGTGGTTTGAAACGGATTGTGAAATTTTCTTCGTCTTCAACGGGACGGCGGCCAACGGTTTGGCCCTGGCGCATCTGTGCCGTTCTTATCAGAGCATTGTCTGTACGGCGGTCAGCCACATCGAAACCGACGAATGCGGCGGGCCGGAATTTTTTACTCACGGCGCCAAATTGCTGCACGCCGGCTCCGGCAGCGGCAAACTGACGGTGCCGGATATCGAACGGGTGGTGCGCAAGCGCCGGGACATTCATTATCCCCGGCCGCGGGTGGTCAGTTTGACCCAGGCGACTGAGTTGGGAACGGTTTACAGCGTTGACGAGTTGAAGACGTTGGGGGCGGCGGCGGCGGAACACCGTTTGCGGCTGCATATGGATGGGGCGCGTTTTGTCAACGCGGTGGCGGAACTGGGGGTAAAGCCGCGGGAAATTTCCTGGGAGTGCGGTGTCGACGTACTGTCGCTGGGGGGAACGAAAAATGGTCTGTTGGGCAGCGAAGCGGTGATTTTTTTCAACCGGGAATTGGCCGGGGAGTTCGATTTTCGCTGCAAGCAGGCTGGACAACTCGCGTCCAAAATGCGCTTCATGGCGGCGCAATGGCTGGGGGTGCTGGACGGAGACGTTCTGCTGGCGAACGCGAAACACGCCAATGCGATGGCGGAACGGCTGGCCGAGGGCATGCTCCGGCTGGGGAGGGCGCCGATGTTCCGGCGCCAGGCCAATTCGGTCTTCGTCGAACTGCCGGAAAGAGCGATGGCGCATCTCAAAAAATGCGGCTGGCTTTTCTACACCTTCATCGGCGCCGGTGGTGCCAGATTCATGTGCTCCTGGAATACTTCGCCGGAAACGGTGGACCGCTTTCTGGAAGATTTGAAGCAGGGGCTGGCGGAATAG
- the tviB gene encoding Vi polysaccharide biosynthesis UDP-N-acetylglucosamine C-6 dehydrogenase TviB has translation MLQKLQNGEIKVALIGLGYVGLPLAVEFGKKFDTVGFDVKAERLESLRHGVDTTLETSPADLKAAKYLKYSCNPEDLKDRDVFIVTVPTPVDQYNRPDLTPLYKASETVGKAMKPGAVVVYESTVYPGCTEEECVPVLERFSGLKYNVDFFCGYSPERINPGDKEHTLTRILKITSGSTPETAELVDALYNRILQSGTHRASCIKVAEAAKVIENSQRDLNIAFVNELAKIFHLIGIDTSEVLEAAGTKWNFLKFRPGLVGGHCIGVDPYYLTHKAQALGYLPEVILAGRRINDGMGKYVATEVVKLMIKKEQKVANAKVLVLGITFKENCPDIRNSHVVDVVRGLEEFGCRVDIYDPWADPGEVRHEYDLDSVRELSALKPGEYDAIVLAVSHRQFATLDFRRFQKSHAVVFDIKGLLPKEAVDGRL, from the coding sequence ATGTTACAGAAGCTCCAAAATGGTGAAATCAAAGTTGCGCTGATCGGTCTGGGTTATGTCGGCTTGCCGTTGGCGGTTGAATTCGGCAAGAAGTTCGACACGGTGGGCTTCGATGTGAAAGCGGAACGTCTGGAATCGTTGCGCCACGGTGTGGATACGACGCTGGAGACTTCACCCGCAGATCTGAAAGCCGCGAAATATTTGAAATATTCCTGCAATCCGGAGGATTTGAAAGACCGTGATGTTTTCATCGTGACGGTGCCGACCCCGGTGGATCAGTACAATCGTCCGGATCTGACGCCGCTGTATAAAGCGAGCGAAACGGTCGGCAAAGCGATGAAACCGGGTGCGGTCGTCGTTTACGAAAGTACCGTTTACCCCGGCTGTACCGAAGAGGAATGCGTTCCGGTCCTGGAAAGGTTCAGCGGTTTGAAATACAATGTCGATTTCTTCTGCGGTTACAGTCCGGAACGGATCAATCCGGGCGATAAGGAACATACGCTGACCAGGATTTTGAAAATCACTTCCGGCTCGACGCCGGAGACTGCCGAACTGGTCGATGCGTTGTATAACCGCATTCTGCAGAGCGGCACCCACCGGGCCAGCTGCATCAAGGTTGCCGAAGCGGCGAAAGTGATCGAAAACTCTCAGCGCGACCTGAACATCGCCTTCGTCAACGAATTGGCGAAAATCTTTCATCTGATCGGAATCGACACCAGCGAAGTGCTGGAAGCGGCCGGCACCAAATGGAATTTTCTGAAATTCCGGCCTGGCCTGGTCGGCGGCCATTGCATCGGCGTCGATCCTTATTATTTGACCCACAAGGCGCAGGCGCTGGGATATCTGCCTGAGGTGATTCTGGCCGGCCGCCGCATCAACGACGGCATGGGCAAATATGTGGCGACCGAGGTGGTGAAACTGATGATCAAAAAGGAACAGAAGGTGGCCAATGCCAAAGTGTTGGTGCTGGGGATCACCTTCAAGGAAAATTGTCCGGATATCCGCAATTCTCATGTGGTCGATGTGGTGCGCGGTCTGGAAGAGTTCGGCTGCCGGGTCGATATTTATGACCCCTGGGCCGATCCGGGAGAGGTCAGGCACGAATACGATCTGGATTCGGTCCGGGAGCTGTCGGCACTGAAACCCGGCGAGTACGATGCCATTGTGCTGGCCGTTTCCCACCGCCAGTTTGCGACGCTCGATTTCCGCCGGTTTCAGAAATCGCATGCCGTGGTTTTCGATATCAAGGGGCTGCTGCCCAAAGAAGCGGTGGATGGACGGTTGTAA
- a CDS encoding transcription termination/antitermination NusG family protein, with protein sequence MEESNHIDGPILKIENRIWCPVWTLARNEIKMRNYLVSHGIPHYLPLRRVIKKNSATNAYGKRYNYEKPAYLPMFPGYIFAALETEEKRAIGYERSVIRVLNRQPELESLLIDELNLIRKIEQEAETHELILKPELQEGTPCLLHGRFEGWRGVVKKRKNKFEVIIALTEVNYTATIVYELMDIEAIQ encoded by the coding sequence ATGGAAGAATCAAATCATATAGACGGACCGATTCTCAAAATTGAAAATCGTATCTGGTGTCCGGTTTGGACGCTGGCGCGAAATGAAATCAAGATGAGGAATTATCTGGTGTCGCACGGCATTCCGCACTACCTGCCGCTGCGGCGGGTGATCAAAAAAAATTCCGCCACCAACGCTTACGGCAAGCGGTATAATTATGAAAAGCCCGCCTATCTGCCGATGTTTCCCGGGTACATTTTTGCCGCTCTGGAGACGGAGGAGAAGCGGGCGATCGGTTATGAAAGGTCGGTGATTCGGGTTTTGAACCGGCAGCCGGAATTGGAGTCTTTATTGATTGATGAGCTGAATCTCATCAGGAAAATCGAGCAGGAAGCCGAAACGCATGAACTGATTCTCAAGCCCGAATTGCAGGAAGGGACGCCCTGCCTGCTGCATGGGAGATTCGAAGGCTGGCGTGGGGTCGTCAAAAAGCGGAAAAATAAATTTGAAGTCATCATTGCCCTGACCGAAGTCAATTACACTGCGACGATTGTTTACGAACTGATGGATATCGAAGCGATTCAATAG
- a CDS encoding glycosyltransferase yields the protein MKKKVFCVLRSLGAGGAQKALTFVANLLAATDDYEVHLITLYQSTSSLTLEPSIKVIYGPYSKDEFTNSSFWGRKKKQIQNLIWIHKIIKNSKPDLMIVFLADLVFLCKMAMFGLRIPFIASERGTPQNFSFLQKIRYCWGYLLADVVVFQTKRQQQYFSSAIQKKSYIIENAITIRNDDARNVNNQVTRNPYFMAGGALSSIKGFDIAILASELVTAKFPDFQLHIYGDGPERQHLQQMIFEHHLERNVILKGEKDNIFEHANRYSGFLLSSRSEGIPNVLLEAILTGLPVVATDCLSGGPRTILNDGRRGVLIPTEDPEKMAQGIISILSDPEQSQKIALSCREECKQQFGPTRIAQKWINLVKKILE from the coding sequence ATGAAGAAAAAAGTGTTCTGTGTCCTGCGCTCGTTAGGGGCTGGAGGAGCCCAAAAAGCTCTTACTTTTGTTGCCAACCTATTAGCTGCAACAGATGATTATGAAGTTCATTTGATTACTTTGTATCAATCTACATCATCTTTGACTTTGGAACCATCCATAAAAGTTATTTATGGACCATATTCTAAAGATGAATTTACCAACAGTTCCTTTTGGGGCAGAAAGAAAAAACAAATTCAGAATCTAATCTGGATTCACAAGATCATAAAGAACAGCAAACCAGATCTCATGATCGTTTTTTTAGCGGATCTTGTTTTCCTATGCAAGATGGCGATGTTTGGTTTGAGAATTCCATTTATTGCATCAGAGCGCGGAACGCCACAGAATTTTTCTTTTCTGCAAAAAATTAGGTATTGTTGGGGGTATTTGCTGGCAGATGTAGTTGTTTTTCAAACGAAACGGCAGCAGCAGTATTTTTCGTCTGCGATTCAGAAAAAAAGTTACATTATAGAAAATGCAATTACCATAAGGAATGATGATGCCAGAAACGTAAATAATCAAGTTACGAGAAATCCATATTTTATGGCCGGTGGAGCGCTTTCTTCGATTAAGGGGTTTGATATTGCAATACTTGCCTCCGAACTTGTTACCGCAAAGTTTCCGGACTTCCAATTACATATTTACGGTGATGGCCCCGAGCGTCAACATCTTCAACAAATGATATTTGAACACCATCTTGAACGGAATGTTATACTGAAGGGCGAAAAAGATAATATTTTTGAACATGCAAATCGATATTCCGGTTTTCTGCTTTCCAGTCGCAGCGAAGGAATTCCGAATGTGCTTTTGGAAGCAATTTTAACGGGACTTCCTGTCGTTGCTACGGATTGTCTATCCGGTGGGCCGCGGACAATTCTGAATGACGGTAGAAGAGGGGTTTTGATTCCGACAGAAGATCCGGAGAAAATGGCTCAGGGTATTATTTCTATTTTATCGGATCCAGAACAGTCGCAGAAGATCGCATTATCCTGCCGTGAAGAATGCAAGCAACAATTCGGACCAACAAGAATAGCCCAAAAATGGATAAATCTCGTCAAAAAGATTTTGGAATAA
- a CDS encoding lipopolysaccharide biosynthesis protein, with product MPSASKLVVNSVLYSFSGILSKCLGFFLLPVYTFYLSPADYGIINLLLSFVSMCSYFVLLSLDSGLMRYFAEYRDQPQTLRRLYGSLILVVFSCYLLFVIILILFRDWFDETFFKGIAFLPYVVISLLILGGSATFTLHRRYLEASQQGKKLVSISVFATFLTAGTALSFLALFHWGAKGMLLATLTSEGFYLCYMFFDIIRNKLAVFCFDMKLIKECLAYSLPIIPHNMSGYIGNFLSRLFLKNADSLASLGIFSVALQIASALETVQDSCGHAYRPWLNETLKNRASDMKQKISDISKLLICCYCILYLGVAVFSMEIIVIMVSPAFWGAWKIVVAMTMVYSFYSLYYFYIYQAFYYKETARKIFIVSIMGSIVMILVTYFSVPYLGIWGNVAGMFVSINIRWLGIRLLLRNMEKIGYNIKYLLSSILSSCFFIILGIIPAFLLEFRGICFYYIVYKCAIIGVFVLGLYFVNRKFFETIGLKNLIWNYLSKKLHVFRMKGA from the coding sequence ATGCCATCAGCAAGTAAACTTGTTGTCAATTCTGTTTTATATTCCTTCAGCGGAATTTTATCAAAATGTTTGGGATTTTTTCTTTTACCGGTATACACTTTTTACCTTTCCCCTGCGGATTACGGGATCATCAATTTGCTTTTGAGCTTTGTCAGTATGTGTTCATATTTTGTTCTTCTCTCACTTGATTCTGGATTGATGCGTTATTTCGCTGAATATAGAGATCAGCCGCAAACCCTGCGGCGTTTATACGGAAGCTTGATTTTAGTTGTTTTCAGCTGTTACCTTCTGTTTGTAATTATACTTATTCTATTCCGTGATTGGTTTGATGAAACGTTTTTTAAGGGGATCGCATTTCTTCCGTATGTTGTGATCAGTCTATTGATCTTAGGGGGCAGCGCTACTTTTACACTGCACAGACGGTATTTGGAGGCTTCGCAACAGGGGAAAAAATTAGTTTCCATATCTGTTTTTGCGACTTTTCTGACGGCAGGGACAGCACTTTCTTTTTTGGCGTTATTTCATTGGGGAGCCAAAGGTATGCTTCTAGCCACATTGACATCAGAAGGATTTTATCTTTGTTATATGTTTTTTGATATTATTCGCAATAAACTTGCTGTATTTTGCTTTGATATGAAACTGATAAAAGAATGTCTTGCATATTCTCTTCCTATTATACCGCATAATATGTCTGGATATATCGGAAACTTCCTTTCCCGCCTGTTTTTGAAAAATGCCGACAGTCTGGCTTCTCTCGGGATTTTCAGTGTCGCTTTGCAAATAGCGTCGGCGCTAGAAACAGTACAAGACTCCTGTGGGCATGCGTATCGTCCATGGTTGAATGAAACTTTGAAAAACAGGGCTTCGGATATGAAGCAGAAAATCAGTGATATATCGAAACTTTTGATTTGCTGTTATTGTATCTTGTATCTTGGTGTGGCTGTTTTTTCGATGGAAATAATTGTGATTATGGTAAGTCCCGCTTTTTGGGGAGCATGGAAAATCGTGGTTGCAATGACCATGGTATATTCATTTTATTCACTGTATTATTTTTATATTTACCAAGCATTTTATTATAAAGAAACGGCTCGCAAGATATTCATAGTTTCCATTATGGGAAGTATTGTCATGATTCTTGTAACTTACTTTTCCGTTCCGTACTTAGGGATATGGGGAAATGTAGCGGGGATGTTTGTCAGTATCAATATCAGATGGCTAGGAATTCGTCTCCTTCTGCGAAATATGGAAAAAATCGGGTATAATATCAAGTATCTGCTGAGCAGTATCTTATCTTCATGTTTTTTCATTATACTGGGTATAATTCCGGCATTTCTGTTAGAATTTCGAGGGATCTGTTTTTACTATATTGTATATAAATGTGCGATAATAGGGGTATTTGTCCTGGGCCTTTATTTTGTCAACAGGAAGTTCTTTGAAACGATTGGATTGAAAAATCTGATCTGGAATTATTTATCAAAAAAACTCCATGTATTCAGGATGAAAGGTGCTTGA
- a CDS encoding polysaccharide pyruvyl transferase family protein, whose amino-acid sequence MKKIGLLTFHESDNFGTCLQAFALQHTLKKISGCQVELLRYYRSNVVRKSKFNKLQELLRLLFQWNFISIFWIIFGRKKIQRLKKRFREYREKYYSYSAVTYREYQNFCEHEDDYDAYVVGSDMVWSQDRATPLSLYFLKFAQTYKKIAYAPSIGSLHIAEDLLPEYKKWLSDFPYISCREKSGCDLIFDLTGRKVPLVADPTLLISAEEWNDIFRLEKSYKAPESTLTLLSYLFDGVPKGSRKTLEDFCKANHMSQTIIPMSPYEHFYSKNELLDPTEFVDLIRKSSLVLTNSYHGLVFSIIYRKPFCVLARPANAHWVQFEERLTGLLRYLHLENRRISNISELTTAHLTLDYSTIEPLLLDFIASSTEFLRSSLRDSEGSK is encoded by the coding sequence ATGAAAAAAATAGGTCTTTTGACATTTCATGAATCGGACAATTTCGGGACATGTTTGCAGGCTTTTGCCCTGCAGCATACGCTCAAGAAAATATCGGGTTGTCAAGTTGAGTTGCTTCGTTATTACAGAAGTAACGTCGTTCGAAAAAGCAAGTTCAATAAACTTCAGGAACTGTTGCGGTTACTTTTTCAGTGGAATTTTATTTCAATTTTCTGGATTATCTTCGGACGGAAAAAGATTCAACGGCTGAAAAAACGTTTTCGTGAATACAGAGAGAAGTATTATTCTTACAGTGCGGTGACTTACAGAGAGTATCAGAATTTCTGTGAACATGAGGATGATTATGATGCATATGTTGTCGGAAGTGATATGGTTTGGTCACAAGACCGGGCGACACCATTAAGTCTGTATTTTCTGAAATTTGCCCAGACGTACAAAAAGATTGCATATGCACCAAGTATTGGCTCTTTACACATAGCAGAGGATTTACTGCCGGAATATAAAAAATGGCTTTCCGATTTCCCATATATTTCGTGCCGGGAAAAGTCTGGCTGTGATTTGATTTTTGACTTAACCGGCAGGAAAGTTCCATTGGTGGCTGATCCGACACTGCTGATTTCCGCAGAGGAATGGAATGATATTTTCCGGTTAGAGAAGAGTTATAAAGCACCTGAAAGTACATTGACTCTTTTGTCATATCTGTTCGATGGAGTGCCCAAAGGAAGCAGGAAAACATTAGAGGACTTTTGTAAAGCAAATCACATGTCCCAGACAATAATCCCGATGTCCCCTTATGAGCATTTTTACAGTAAAAATGAACTGCTTGATCCCACGGAATTTGTAGATTTGATTCGAAAAAGCAGTTTGGTCCTGACTAACTCATATCATGGACTTGTTTTCAGTATCATCTACCGTAAACCGTTTTGTGTTCTTGCACGTCCGGCGAATGCCCATTGGGTACAATTTGAAGAGCGTCTCACTGGGTTGTTGCGGTATTTGCATCTTGAGAACCGCCGCATTTCTAATATTTCCGAGCTTACGACGGCTCATCTGACATTAGACTACAGTACAATAGAGCCTCTTCTTCTGGATTTTATTGCTTCGTCCACGGAATTTCTTCGTTCCTCTTTGCGTGATTCGGAGGGTAGCAAATGA
- a CDS encoding glycoside hydrolase domain-containing protein — MSLFFCMLGLAASAAEPAFWNTDGAGELSRRRLTAALPAMAWNADEEAAGMALSAMDLNSPLGDRFRLPEPLVRHLDLVGTPGDYYTALLGLYAWQPQRNLTLEVSDLVADGAVIPAANLTVLEAIDNALNPENRVLTEPLLKPDWIALPAGTAVPLMVFVDIPAGARPGIYRGTLRVESANGSLRLPLRLRVMAFRLPELTESAGFFVPGHFHIETDRGIYVNMAPASLIPENLDHFFRFYRSRRLNSVVLCHVAPGLQLADGNVQADFRELSQFAAAMRRAGLNGKLIIDLRPITWWCNTVARQNSTLPAEPDAFHPASADYFRPVLRQLLETAEKENWPDWYFFPEEEMGNGPRQQRGYDFFLPILQEVCPQRIAVIDNDIGYNRRVEVDRGHRDRIVHRQYNSWTEQAWADARRDGAEVWTYNYDISRLAAGLLQQRLGSRGHHQWADLWTGKRKNSTVFWGYSILTGRGVVTTRGMERFHDGRLDLAACKLLEQSAGELRKRGNDTAAQMAEKTLQDVTADIPINGTRFRSWQCLVPNREIDLRRWKIFTAIERAQQQLSGQLANEIAAGGTPALTVERIADGTGKNDGLPQFMALFQTPSPLRLDGRHEEPVYGDGTGAIPYILQQENAIRAKCSSEEEFKSFAPSYAAAYLCYGYDGLYFAADAGLQTAKEPFLRQRQNDDPELWRDDSLQFFFLVPEQEDSYQLTVNSAGGRTLMHGGRGVPIPDCEILVRSPLDADGGIAVEGFLPWEYFDLPGMPSPGTEWRFNFARQFHTRDQLTSWGRVDWSFQQREFWGGVCFSGQSPSRAFAQLALPAVYPGPNRLAGLLQQEVPAGAVLAVENAAGEAADALPVGSGGSFALSFVVPAADIGSKWQLVLRCGDREIEHLPLPVQPLQATVAWRGGEDKVSGDDTLTLLADVCYPSGLFRPVLTGKLLGPAGIELTLPEAPLSAPGRCRIRLQAAGLTPGRWQLRLEVPGVKPAGPVEAMEFEVLPPRFEFRESKPAGK; from the coding sequence TTGTCTCTTTTTTTTTGTATGCTCGGATTGGCGGCAAGCGCCGCGGAACCGGCCTTCTGGAATACCGACGGCGCAGGGGAGTTGAGCCGTCGCCGCCTGACGGCTGCCTTGCCGGCGATGGCGTGGAATGCCGACGAAGAGGCTGCCGGCATGGCATTGAGCGCGATGGACTTGAACAGCCCGCTTGGCGACCGGTTCCGGTTGCCGGAGCCGTTGGTGCGGCACTTGGACCTGGTCGGGACGCCCGGCGATTATTACACGGCTCTGCTGGGACTGTACGCCTGGCAGCCGCAACGGAACCTGACTCTGGAAGTCAGTGACCTGGTAGCTGACGGGGCGGTGATCCCGGCGGCGAACCTGACCGTTCTGGAGGCAATCGATAATGCGTTGAACCCGGAAAACCGGGTGTTGACCGAACCGCTGCTCAAGCCGGATTGGATTGCCCTGCCGGCCGGAACCGCTGTGCCCCTGATGGTCTTTGTGGATATTCCGGCCGGCGCCCGGCCGGGCATTTACCGGGGAACGTTGCGGGTCGAGTCGGCAAACGGCAGTTTGCGTTTGCCGCTGCGGCTGCGGGTGATGGCGTTTCGGCTGCCGGAACTGACGGAATCGGCCGGCTTTTTCGTCCCCGGCCATTTCCATATCGAAACCGACCGGGGGATCTACGTCAACATGGCTCCTGCCAGCTTGATTCCGGAAAACCTCGATCATTTTTTCCGCTTTTATCGCAGCCGGCGGTTGAATTCTGTGGTTTTATGTCATGTTGCACCGGGCTTGCAGTTGGCCGACGGCAACGTGCAGGCCGATTTCCGGGAGTTGTCGCAGTTTGCCGCGGCGATGCGCCGGGCCGGTTTGAATGGCAAATTGATTATCGATTTGCGGCCGATCACCTGGTGGTGCAATACGGTGGCGAGACAAAATTCGACGCTCCCGGCGGAACCGGACGCTTTTCACCCGGCTTCGGCTGATTATTTCCGGCCGGTTCTGCGGCAATTGCTGGAAACCGCCGAAAAGGAGAATTGGCCGGACTGGTACTTTTTCCCCGAAGAAGAGATGGGCAACGGGCCCCGGCAGCAGCGCGGATACGATTTCTTCCTGCCGATTCTCCAGGAGGTCTGCCCGCAGCGTATTGCCGTGATCGACAACGACATCGGTTACAACCGCCGGGTGGAAGTGGATCGCGGGCATCGCGACCGGATCGTGCATCGGCAGTACAACAGCTGGACGGAGCAGGCCTGGGCGGACGCCCGGCGGGATGGCGCGGAGGTCTGGACTTATAACTACGACATTTCCCGGCTGGCCGCCGGTTTGCTGCAGCAGCGGCTGGGTTCCAGAGGGCATCATCAATGGGCGGATTTGTGGACGGGAAAACGGAAGAACTCCACCGTTTTCTGGGGATACAGCATCTTGACCGGCCGCGGCGTGGTTACGACGCGGGGAATGGAACGTTTCCACGACGGCCGGCTCGATCTGGCGGCCTGTAAATTATTGGAGCAGTCGGCCGGTGAACTGCGGAAACGGGGAAATGACACCGCCGCCCAGATGGCGGAGAAAACCTTGCAGGACGTTACCGCCGACATCCCGATCAACGGCACCCGCTTCCGTTCCTGGCAGTGTCTGGTGCCGAATCGCGAGATCGATTTGCGGCGGTGGAAGATATTTACCGCGATAGAGCGGGCGCAACAACAGTTATCCGGACAACTGGCAAATGAAATTGCCGCCGGCGGCACTCCGGCGCTAACGGTGGAACGGATCGCCGACGGGACTGGAAAGAACGACGGGCTGCCGCAGTTTATGGCGTTGTTTCAGACTCCCTCGCCGCTTCGACTGGACGGCCGGCACGAAGAACCGGTCTACGGCGACGGAACCGGAGCGATTCCTTATATCCTGCAGCAGGAAAATGCCATCCGGGCCAAATGCAGCAGTGAAGAAGAGTTCAAATCGTTCGCCCCGAGTTATGCTGCGGCTTATTTGTGCTATGGTTATGACGGTCTCTATTTTGCCGCCGACGCCGGTCTGCAGACGGCGAAAGAGCCTTTTCTCAGGCAGCGCCAAAATGATGATCCGGAACTGTGGCGGGACGATTCGCTGCAATTCTTCTTTCTGGTTCCGGAGCAGGAGGACAGCTACCAGCTGACGGTCAATTCCGCCGGGGGTCGGACGCTGATGCATGGAGGTCGGGGCGTGCCGATACCGGATTGTGAGATTCTGGTCCGGTCGCCGCTTGATGCGGATGGCGGCATCGCCGTGGAAGGCTTTCTGCCGTGGGAGTATTTTGATTTGCCCGGTATGCCGTCGCCGGGAACGGAGTGGCGGTTCAACTTCGCCCGGCAGTTCCACACGCGCGATCAATTGACGTCGTGGGGCAGGGTGGATTGGAGTTTCCAGCAGCGGGAGTTCTGGGGCGGCGTCTGTTTTTCCGGCCAATCTCCCAGTCGGGCTTTTGCGCAACTGGCGTTGCCGGCTGTTTATCCGGGACCCAACCGGTTGGCCGGCTTGCTGCAGCAGGAGGTGCCGGCCGGCGCCGTTCTGGCCGTTGAAAATGCGGCTGGAGAAGCTGCTGATGCTTTGCCGGTCGGGTCCGGCGGCAGTTTCGCGTTGTCTTTTGTCGTGCCGGCCGCGGATATCGGTTCGAAGTGGCAATTGGTGCTGCGTTGCGGCGACCGGGAAATCGAGCATTTGCCGCTGCCGGTGCAACCGTTGCAAGCGACGGTCGCATGGCGTGGCGGCGAAGACAAAGTATCCGGCGATGACACCTTGACGTTGCTGGCGGACGTCTGCTATCCGTCCGGGCTGTTCCGGCCGGTGCTGACCGGGAAATTGTTGGGACCGGCCGGCATTGAATTGACATTGCCGGAGGCGCCGCTGTCCGCGCCGGGACGTTGCCGGATTCGTTTGCAGGCCGCCGGCCTGACTCCGGGACGCTGGCAGTTGCGGCTTGAGGTTCCCGGAGTGAAACCGGCCGGTCCGGTCGAAGCGATGGAATTTGAAGTACTGCCGCCCCGTTTTGAATTTCGGGAAAGCAAACCGGCCGGTAAATAG
- a CDS encoding SDR family oxidoreductase has protein sequence MKKRVENSRILVTGGAGFIGSNLVETLLAQNNEVVVLDNFMTGRRENLAPFASHKAFALIEGDIRDMAVCRQAVDGADYVLHEAALGSVPRSIKDPMTSTEVNISGFVNLLFAAQEAKVKRFVYAASSSTYGDSKSLPKVEDKIGRPLSPYAITKYVDELFAENFSKTYGIETIGLRYFNVFGRRQDPYGAYAAVIPKFVMSLMKHESPVINGDGSYSRDFTYIDNVIQANQLALLADRPEAVNQVYNVAFGERTTLNQLFKYLREYLTEFDPEIAKVEPQYGPNRAGDIPHSLACIDKARKRLGYKPEYNMRQGLKFATRWYFENL, from the coding sequence ATGAAAAAGCGAGTTGAAAATTCCCGAATCCTGGTGACCGGCGGCGCCGGTTTCATCGGTTCCAATCTGGTGGAAACGCTGTTGGCCCAGAACAACGAAGTGGTGGTTCTGGACAACTTCATGACCGGCAGGCGGGAAAATCTGGCTCCGTTCGCCTCGCATAAGGCTTTCGCCTTGATCGAGGGCGACATCCGGGACATGGCGGTGTGCCGCCAGGCGGTCGACGGCGCCGATTATGTGCTGCACGAAGCCGCATTGGGATCGGTGCCGCGTTCGATCAAAGATCCGATGACATCGACGGAAGTGAATATCAGCGGCTTTGTCAATCTGCTCTTTGCGGCGCAGGAAGCGAAAGTCAAACGTTTCGTCTATGCGGCGAGTTCTTCGACTTACGGGGACAGCAAGAGCCTGCCCAAAGTGGAAGACAAGATCGGCCGGCCGTTGAGCCCGTATGCGATCACCAAATATGTCGACGAGCTGTTCGCCGAGAATTTCAGTAAGACTTACGGGATTGAAACGATCGGGCTGCGGTATTTCAACGTGTTCGGCCGTCGGCAGGATCCGTACGGCGCCTATGCGGCGGTGATTCCGAAGTTTGTGATGAGTCTGATGAAACATGAAAGTCCGGTGATCAACGGGGACGGCAGTTACAGCCGGGATTTTACTTACATCGATAATGTGATCCAGGCCAATCAGTTGGCGTTGCTGGCGGATCGGCCGGAAGCGGTCAACCAGGTTTACAACGTGGCCTTCGGCGAACGCACGACCTTGAATCAGCTTTTCAAATATCTGCGCGAATATCTGACGGAATTCGATCCGGAGATAGCCAAAGTCGAGCCGCAATACGGTCCCAACCGCGCCGGCGACATTCCGCACAGTCTGGCCTGCATCGACAAGGCCAGGAAGCGGTTGGGGTATAAGCCGGAATATAATATGCGTCAGGGCTTAAAGTTCGCTACTCGGTGGTATTTCGAAAATCTATGA